The genome window GCGCGCACTGCCGAATCCGTCTCGAGAAGCTCGGTCGAGGTGAATCCGTACGCCGGGATCAACGCGATCGCACTGGGGCCCGGCTGCACCAGCACTCCGTGATCCGCGATCTCGGAGACGACTCGAAGCACCTCCGCTCCCGACAGCGGGCTCGCGTCGCTGTCACGCAGGGCGAGCCCCAGGAAGCAACCGGCGCCCGTCACGTCGGCGATCAGTCCGTCAGACTTCAGGGTCGCCGCCAGGCGTGATAGCTCGCGCCCGAGCGCTGCGGTGGTCGGGTTCACATCGATGCGGTGCAGCTCGTCGATCACTGCGGTGACAGCCGCCGCGCACGCCGGAGTACCTGCCTGCGTCTCACCGTGGACGAACGTCCAACCGCCACGCACGAACGCTGACGAGACACGGGGCCCGACGAGAATCGCGGCCGCTCCCGCCGCGCCGTTCGTCAAGGCTTTCGACAGGATCAGCACGTCGGGTGCGGCGCCCCATCCGTCGGTGGAGAACATGCGTCCGGTGCGGCCGAATCCGGTCGCCACCTCGTCGGCGACGACAAGGAACCCGTAGTGCTCGCGCAACGCGAGCAGCCGCGAGACGAACGTCTCCGAGAGTGCATGTGCGCCGCTGCCCAGGACGGGTTCGACGACCACCGATGCCACTCGGTGCCCTTCGCGACTCAACAGCGCCTCGAGTTGCTCTCCGTCGTCGTCGTAGGACACGTGCCTCACCGACCTGCGGTCGACGGAATAGACGGATTGAAGAAGATCGTCGCCACTCAACGCGTGGCTGCCGTACATGGTGCCGTGATAACTGCCCGTCAGCCCGACGACGAGAGAGCGCGACTCCGCTCCTTGGTGAGACCAGTACTGTCGCGCCAACTTCATCGCGGCGTCGTTCGCCGCTCCGCCCGAGGTCGAGAAGATGACGCGCCTGTACCGGCGCGGGTTCGCGAGCTCGATGAGCGCGTCGGCCGCGTCTTCGGCATATCGATGCGGCGCGCGGAAGAGGGACAGGTAGGAAGCGTCGTGCATCGCTCGGTCCACCGCTTCGGTCACCGCCGGGTTGCCGAAACCGAGAGGGACGTTCCACAGCCCGCTCGTCGCGCAGAGACGTGTGGATCCGTCTGCGAACTCGATGCGGTTGCCGACAGCACCGACCGCGACCCGATCCGGTGTGAAGGTGGCGTCTGCCGGAAGCATCGAGGGCCACAGTGCATGCGGAGAGTTCACGTTCGGGCGCCGTGTGCGGCGCACGCCGCGTCACTCGGCATGCCGAGGTGGATGTCGAGTGCATCGACCGCTCCGAGGCACAGCCCACGCGCATCAACCGTATCGATGTCGAGTTCGCGGGAGACACGATCGGCCGCGAGCTCGGCTGTCGTCGAGGTCTGGACCACAGTGACCACGGTGGCGGTCGTCGGAGACAGAAGCCGGCGCCGCAGGGTGGTGAGGTCGGCGAGCACGAAGCCGTCTGCCGTATCGAGAAGGAACGGATCCCTCATTCGAGGTTCGGCATCCGCACGGCCATCTTCACCGGGGCACCAGCCGAATCCCGCGATCTTCGCGGCACCGTTCGCCAGGCGCATCGTCTTCATGAGGTCTGTCGCGTTGAGGTAGCGCCCGATCCGTTCGCGGCAGGTGAAGTCTGAGGGGCCCGCCGAGCCGCTCGTCGCAGCTCCGAGCATCGCCGCACGCGGCATCGGGACCGTCAGCAGCTCTCTCAGTTCGTCGACGCCGCCAAGGGGTTCGCCCCGCACGCCGATGCTGACTGTGCCGTCCGCGCTCAGCCTGATGGCGCTCGGAGTCCCGAGTCCCGTCGGACCGACCAGTGCACGCCGATTCGCGAGCAGCACGCGCTGATCGATCAGAGCCGACGGGAACACTCCTGTGCGTCGTGCGAGTGCCGCATCGTCGAGAAAAGCCTGCGCGCTCGGTTCGTCGAAGAGGCCGACGACGGTGGGGCCGATGATCTGGACGAATGCCGCGGCGACGTAGTCTTCGACTTCGACGGCGCGCTCCCCGAGGAAGAGGGCGTCGCCGATCTCGTTCAGCGCTCCGCTGTAGCGGAAGGAAAGCGCGCGGCCGCCCCACGGCCCGCTGTCGACGGCCAGAAGAACCGCGTCATCGTCGCCCGCGACATCGGCGACGACAGTCGGGCTTGCGCCGCTCTCGACCATGAAGACGCGCGAGAATGCCTCCGGTTCTCCCGTGATCCACTCACGCAGTGCTCGTGCTCCGATGAGATCAGATCCGGTGCGTGCCCTCTCGCGCCCCATCAGAGACCCTCGTCTTGAGCCGTTGAGGTGTCGAGACCCGGCCGCCTCCGCGGGCGCGGCATCCTGGTGCCGAGCAGCTGCCCGACGTGCCGGTGGATGAACGGGACGAGTTCCGTGTGCTCGCCCGCATCCGCGCGAGTGAGCAGCTTCGTCATCACGTAGAGCTGCGAGATGACGCCGCCGTCGGACTCGAGATCGCCGCGAAAGCGTCGTGCCACCTGGTCGGCGGCGTGACGTACCGCGAGCGAGTGGCCGAGCAGGAAGGCCGCGTCATAGCCGCGTGGCGCGAGGCCCCAGGCCTCCCAGTCGGCGATCGCGAACGGCTCGCGGTGAAGATTGTTCCAGTGCAGGTCACCGTGTGCGGGCAGCCACTCGCGGGGGTCGATGTCCAGATCGATCCCGAAGAACACCGTGATTCGTCGACGCATGGTTTCGGGGTCCAGGACTCGCCGCTCGGTGGATGTCTCAGCGAGAGCTCTGAGACTGCGCTCGAGCTCGTCCCACCACCCGTCGTCGAGACCGGGGTTCCGTTCGAGGACCGCCGTCGATGCGCAGGCCCTGCCCGGCAGGAGGCTCATGAGCTCGGCGCGATAGACCAGCGGGCCTTCTTCCCACGCACGCGCATCCAGCACCCGCGGCTTGGCCACGCCCCGGATCGACGTCGCGTCTCGATTGCCGGTCCACCAGTCCCCCTGCGCCTGCTCGCGGCGCGCCCACACCACGCGAAGCCACTGTCGCGATCCTGCATGCTCGACGGCTGATCCGATCGAACGATCGCGCCATCCGAAGCGGACCCGCCCGATCGCGTCGAGCCCGAGGTCGGCCAGCGCCCTCGAGTGCGCCATGCGCAGTGCTGTGCGCAGAGCGGTGCTGGGCGAGATCGCCATATCGACCGTGGTCATCAGTTCCTCCGAAGATCGTCCGCCAGGGGCAGTCATGCTCACGTATGACTGCATAACGTCTTCTTATGAAGGTAGATACCTGGTGATGAGCCCCGCAAGGTCACCGAGGATCGCATACCGGTGCGACGGAATCTCGGCCCTGGCTGCCGCGAGTGGCGACTCCTTGACGGCTGGTCGTAGGCGGTCCGCGCGATCGGATAGACTGTTCAGGTTGTTCCTTGGTGACGTGTCCGAGCGGCCGAAGGAGCACGCTTGGAAAGCGTGTGTTGTGCAAGCAACCGCGGGTTCGAATCCCGCCGTCACCGCCGAAAAGCATGAAGGGTCTCCGCGCCAGCGGGGGCCCTTCATGCTTTTTGTCGAGCATCGTGGGATTCGGGGAGGAGCGAGCGCAGCGAGCACCGGAGTCCCGCCGTCACCGCCAGCCCGCAGCCGACGAGGTCTAGCTGAACCGCACCCCGTAGCTCTGCCCGCCCGGCTCGGCCGGCAGCGGCGTCATGCCGAGCCGCTCGTAGAACGCGGCGGCACCCGTGTTCTTCGGGTCCATGCCCAGGTGCAGTCCGCGCACTCCGCGGCGTCTGAGCTCGGCGAACAGCGTCTCGATGAGCGCGCGTCCGAGGCCCTGCCCCTGTGTCTCGGGCAGCAGGTCGATGTGCAGGTGCGCCGGGTACTCCGCGGCATTCGCGTTCCGTCCAGGCGCCTGGCTGAAGCCGTGCTCGATCATCCGCTCTTCGCGGGTCTTCGGCTCGGCCGCACGCGGATACCGCTCCTGCAGCGTCGGCCACCACTCGTCGCGGAACCAGGTGGCGAAAGCCTCCGTGTCGTCGGTCGCGACGATGTAGCCGATCACGCGTTCGTCGTCGGTCTCGACCACCCACGCGAGGTCCGGATGCCGTTCGGCATAGGGCACCGCGAAGAGGTCACCCCAGAGGGAATCGTCCGAGAAGATCCCGGTCGCGTCAGCGCCGGCGTCCGCGGTCCTCGTGCACACCTCGTACAGGGCTGCGCGGTCGGACGGACGATACGGGCGGATGCGAGACACGACGGCTCCTCGGTGAGTGGGGGTGTCCCGTCAGCCTATCGGCGCGGATGCCTCCGCTCGGCGCGACGCCGACTGCACCCATGGCAGCATCACGGAGCCCAGCACGAGCACCACCCCGGCCCCGACGAGTGCACCGCCCAGAGTGTCCGTGGCCCAGTGGACCGAGAGCAGCGTGCGGGAGATGGCCATCGCGAGGACCCACAGGATTCCGAGGATCGCCGTCCACACGCGCGGGAACACGAGCCACAGCACGACAGCGATCGTCGCCGCGTTGGCCGTATGACCCGAGGGGAACGAGCCGTAATCGCTCACCACGATCATGTCCTCCGGGCGCGCACGTCCGAACAGCTGCTTGAGCAGCTGCACCGCTCCGGCACTGGCGAGGAACGCCGCGGCGGCGAACACCGCAGCACGCCATCGCCGAGCGAGCAGCAGCGCGATGATCATCAGGAGCGGCACGAGGAGGATGGCCACCCACCCGCCGCCGATGTCGTTGAGGATCAGCGCGAACGACAGCATCCACTCAGCGCGGTACGTGCTGATCGTCTCGTTCCACCAGGTGTCGAACCCCGGAGGCTCGGTGTACCCGAACACGATCGCCGCTCCGAGGAGCGTCGCCGCGACGAGCATCCCTATTCCCCACCACAGCAGCGTTCGTCGTCTCATCGAACCATTCTGCCCGGTGGATGCTGAATATCAGGGAGCCAGCATGCCGACAGTCCGGGGGCGCACGATCAGCCACAGCGACAGAACGCCGATCGCCGCGCATCCGACCATGACCGAGGCCATGGTCGTCGCGGTGATTCCCGCCCCCTGGGAGACCCAGCCGACGACCGGCGAGATCAGCCCCGCAACACCGAAGTTGGTGGCTCCGATGACGGACGCCGCGGTGCCTGCCGCTTTGCCGTGCCTGTCGAGCGCGAGCACCTGCACGTTCGGGAACGTGAAGCCGCAGGCCGTCATGAAGACGAACAGCGGGACGACCGTGCCCCAGAGGCCGAGGCCCAGCTGGTCCGTGACGATGATCGCCGCTCCCGCGAGCAGCAGCACCGCGGTCGAGTAGGCCATGACCCACTGAGGACCGAAGCGCGCCGCGAGGCGCGAAGCGGTCTGCACACCGGCGACGACACCGAGGGAGTTCACCGCGAACAGGAGGCCGTACTGCTGGGCATCCAGTCCGTGCGTCTGCTGGAACAGGAACGGCGAGGCGGAGAGATACGAGAACAGACCCGAGAAGGTCATGCCGCCGATGATCAGCACACCGATGAAGACCCGGTCGGAGAACACCGAGCGGTAGCGCTGCAGGACGGTCGCGCCGCCCTTCTCCTGCCGCCGGGCGATGGGGAGCGTCTCGGGGATGAAGACGATGGCCGATACGAGCATCACCACGCCGTAGAGCGCGAGCACGACGAAGATCCCCCGCCAGGGCATGAGGGTGAGCAGCCACGAGCCGATCAGGGGCGCGATGACCGGCGCCACGCCCGACACCAGGGCGAGGCGCGACAGCATCACGACCAGGCGGCGTCCGCCGAACAGGTCGCGCACGATCGCCATCGCGACGACGCCACCGGCAGCGGCACCGACACCCATGAGAACGCGAGCGCCGCTGAGCAGGGGCAGGGTCGGGGCGTAGGCCGCCGCGGCACTGGCCAGCACGTGCAGCGCGGTCACGGCGATCAGAGGGATGCGGCGTCCGACCTTGTCGCTGAGCGGACCCACCACGAGCTGCCCGAGCGCGAAGCCGATCATGGTGCCGGTGAGGGTGAGCTGGATGGCCGCGGCCGTGGTCTCGAAGTCCTGCTCGAGCACGGGGAATGCCGGCAGGTAGAGGTCGATCGTGAACGGGCCGAGCGCGGTGAGCGCACCGAGCAGCACGATGTACAGCGCGCGGCGGCCGTTCGAGATCGAGTCGCCGGGGTGCAGCATGATCGGCGCCGTGGCGGGGTTCGATCCGAGGGTGCGGATCGCGCCCGTGGACGACGGGATGCGGATGCTGCCGGTGGCCGTGCGCTCGGTGGCGGAGGTCGTCGGGATGGAGTCAGTGCGTGGAGCGTCGGGCACGACGGTCCTTCCGGAGTTCGAGGGGATGAGGTCGAGTCGCGAGAGCGGCCGAATCGTCGATGAGATCTCGAAACGATTCGATTCGGGCGAAGTCTCCATGTTACAGCTCAGGCGTGCACCGGCACATCCCGACGGATGCACCTTCATGCCGAAAAGACGGATGGATGCCGAAACGCGCGGTCTCGGCATCCATCCGTCTTCTGAGCAGGCGTCTGTGCGGCCTGCGGGCAGACGGTGTCCGGCGGAGTCAGCGGAGCCGCGCGAGCCCCCGCTCGAGGTCGGCGATCAGGTCGTCGACGCCCTCGATGCCCACCGAGAGGCGCACGACGTTCTCGGGCACGGCGAGCTCGGTGCCGCGCACCGAGGCGTGAGTCATGTCCGGCGGGTATCCGATGAGGGACTCGACCCCGCCGAGCGACTCGGCGAGCTGGAAGAGCTCGGTCGACTCGGCGAAGGCCTTCGCGGCCGCAGCTCCCGCGGACAGGCCGAGTGAGAGCATCCCGCCGAAGCCGCTCATCTGGCGAGCAGCGATGTCGTGGCCCGGGTGCGAGGCGAGACCCGGGTAGTAGACGGTCTCGAACTCGGGGCGGGCGGCCGCCCACTCGGCGATCGCCTGCGCGTTCTCGGAGTGCTGACGAACCCGCACGGCGAGAGTCTTGATGCCACGCGTCGTGAGCCACGCGTCGAGCGGAGCCGAGACCGCGCCGACGGCGAACTGCTGGAACTTGATCTGCTCGAAGAAGCGGTCGTCACCGAAGACCACGGCGCCGCCCAGCACATCCGAGTGCCCGCCGAGGTACTTCGTAGTGGAGTGCACGACCAGATCGGCCCCGAGCGAGAGGGGCTGCTGCAGCGCGGGCGATGCGAACGTGTTGTCGACGACCGCGATCGCCCCGGATGCGTGCGCGATCTCGGCGATGAGCGCGATGTCGACGATCTTCAGCAGCGGGTTGCTGGGGGTCTCGACCCAGACGATCTTCGTCTCGGGGCGGATCGCCGCGCGCAGCGCGTCGGAATCCGACAGCTCGACCGTGGTGGTCTCGATGCCCCACGGCGCGAGCACCTTGGTGAGCAGACGGTACGTGCCGCCGTAGACGTCGTTGCCGAGCACGATATGGTCGCCGGGCTTGAGGATGCCGCGCAGCAGCGCGTCTTCCGCCGCGAGGCCCGAGGCGAACGACAGCGCGCTCGCCCCTCCTTCGAGAGCGGCGAGCTGCGTCTCGAGCGACGAGCGCGTCGGGTTGCCCGCACGGTTGTACTCGTATCCGTCGCGGAATCCCCCGATGCCGTCCTGCACATGCGTGGAGGCCTGATAGATCGGCGGGATGATCGACCCCGTGGTCGGGTCAGGCGCCTGACCTGCGTGGATGGCTCGGGTGGCGAAAGCATGCTCGGACATGTCTCTCAGCCTACGTCGACCCCGACACCGACATCCGGCCCTGTTACGCCCGGCGTCAGCACGACGTCCGTGCGGCGTCAGCGTGAGATGTACGAGAGCAGGTCCTGGCGCGTGAGCACCGTGTGCGGCTTGCCGTCGGAGGTCACGAGCAGGGCGTCGACGTCGGCGAGCGCCGACCTCGCCTGCGCGAGAGGAGCATGGATGCCGATGAGCGGCAGCCGCTCCCCCACGTGATCGCCCACGGCGTCCGCCGGCTTCGCGTCGCCCCGGAACAGCAGGTCGAGCAGGCCCTTCTCATCGACGGTGCCGACGACCTCGCCCATCATCACCGGGGGCTCGGCGCTGAGGACCACGAGCTGCGACACGTCGTACTCGGTCATCATGCCGATGGCCTCGAGCACGGTGTCGGTCGGGTGCGCATGCACGAGCGCCGGGATGCCGTCGCCGAGGCGCGACGAGCGCGCAGCCAGCACATCGGCGACCGTCTCGCCCTCCTCCACCTCGCTGAACCCGTAGGAGCGCATCCACCCGTCGTTGAAGATCTTGCTCAGGTAGCCGCGCCCGCCGTCGGGGAGCAGCACCACCATGACGGCATCCGCCGGAAGCTCCCGGGCCACGCGCAGCGCGCCGACCACGGCCATGCCGCTCGATCCGCCGACGAGGATGCCTTCTTCCCGCGCGAGCCGCCGGGTCATCGCGAACGATTCTGCGTCGCCGACCGCGACGATCTCGTGCGGGATCTTCGGGTCGTAGGCGCCGGGCCAGATGTCCTCTCCGACCCCCTCGACCAGGTACGGCCGTCCGGTGCCGCCGCTGTAGACGCTGCCCTCGGGATCGATCCCGACGATGCGCACGCGATCGTCCGAGACCTCGCGCAGGTACCGTCCCGTGCCCGTGATCGTGCCGCCGGTGCCGACACCCGCGACGAAGTGCGTGACCGCGCCGTCGGTGTCACGCCAGATCTCGGGACCGGTGGTCTCGTAGTGGCTGCGAGGGCCGTTCGGGTTCTCGTACTGATTCGGCTTGAACGCGCCGGGGATCTCGCGGGCGAGGCGATCGCTCACGCTGTAGTACGACTCGGGGCTGTCTGCCGCGACCGAGGTCGGTGTGACGACGACCTCGGCACCGTAGGCGCGAAGGACGTCGATCTTGTCCTCACCGACCTTGTCCGGCAGCACGAAGACGCATTTGTACCCGCGCTGCTGCGCGACGAGCGCCAGGCCCACCCCGGTGTTGCCGCTCGTCGGCTCGACGATCGTGCCTCCGGGCCGCAGGTCGCCCGAGGCCTCGGCCGCGTCGATGATCCGCGAGGCGATGCGATCCTTCGCGGATCCGCCGGGGTTGAGGTATTCGAGCTTCACGAGCACGGTGCACTCCACACCCTCGGTGACGTGCTGGAGCTTCACGAGGGGCGTGTTGCCGACGAGGTCGACGATGGAGTCTGCGTACTTCATGTTCACAGCGTACGTGCGACGATGCCGCGACCGGGGTTGTGTTGCACCCGGTCGCGGCATCGTGTGTTCCGCAGTTCTGAGAGAGGCGATCAGCCCTTCGTCGAACCCGCCAGGAGTCCTCGCACGAAGTATCGCTGGAGCGAGAAGAACACGATCAGCGGGATGATGATCGACACGAAGGCGCCTGCGGTGAGCAGGTACCAGTCGTTCCCTCGGGTTCCCGTGATCTCCGCCAACAGCTTCGTGATCGGAGCAGCTGCTCCGTCGGCGAACACGAGGGCGACGAGCAGGTCGTTCCAGACCCAGAGGAACTGGAAGATCGCGACCGAGGCGATGGCCGGCATCGTCAGCGGCAGCACGACCCGGAAGAAGATCTGTCCACGCGATGCACCGTCGACACGTGCGGCCTCGATGATCTCGCCGGGGATCTCCGACATGAAGTTGTGCAGCAGATAGATCGCCAGCGGCAGCGCGAACATCGAGTGCGCGATCCACACCTGTGCGTACCCCGACGATGCGTCCAGCGGCAGGGTGACCTGCAGTCCGAAGAGATTGATGCCGCGGGAGAACGATGACAACAGCGGCACGAGGGCCATCTGGATGGGCACGATCTGGAGCGCGAACACGAAGATGAACAGCGCGTTGCGTCCCTTGAAGTCGATCCAGGCGAACGCGTAGGCGGCCATCGAGGCGATCATCAACGGGATGACGGTCGCGGGAATCGTGATCGCGATCGAGTTGACGAACGATTCGAGGATCGTCAGCTGGGTCGTTCCGGACTGCAGCACGTCGACGTAGTTCTCGAGGGTCACCTGCGGGTTGGCGAAGAACTCCCACCACCCGCTGGACTGGATCTGATCGCGCGGACGGAACGACGAGATGAACAGGCCGAGCGTCGGGATCGTCCACAGCACCGCGATCAGGATCGATCCGACGGATGCCCACGGACGCGACAGCTTCTTGCGCGCACGCCCGGCTGCGGCATCGAGGCCGCCTCCGGTGGTGATCGCTCGTGTGCTGGTCGCGCCGGTCTGGGTCTTCAGCGTGTCGCTCATCAGCGCACCTCCCGCTGCTTCTTGATCTGTCGCGCGTTGTAGATGACGATCGGCAGCACGAGGATGAACAGGATGACCGACAGTGCGGCACTGCGTCCGGCCTCGAACTTCGAGAACTGCGTGTACATCTCGTTCGCGAGCACGGAGGTGCCGTAGTTGCCGGCTGTCATGGTGCGAACGATGTCGAAGACCTTCAGCGAGGCGATCGAGATCGTGGTGAGCACGACGATCAGCGCCGGCCGGATCGACGGGACGGTCACGGCCCAGAAGCGTTCCCAGGCATTCGCGCCGTCGAGCTCAGCGGCTTCGAGCAGCTCGGCGGGAACGCCCTTGATGGATGCCGAGAGCACGACCATCGCGAAACCCGTCTGCACCCAGATCAGCACGACGATGAGGAACAGGTTGTTCCACGGCTCGTTGAGCAGCCACTGCTGGGGCTCGCCCCCGAACCAGACCAGGATCTGGTTGAGCAGGCCGATCTGCTTGAACTCCGGCCCGCGGTACTCGTACATGAAGCGCCAGATGATGCTGGCACCGACGAACGAGATCGCCATCGGCATGAACACGAGAACCTTGTAGATCTTCTCGCCGCGGGTGCGGTCGATGAAGACCGCGTAGGCGAGGCCGACCATGGTCGACACCGTGGGCACGAGCAGCACCCAGATGATCGAGTTGACGACCGAGGTGATGCCGTCGGACTGAGTGAAGATCCACAGGTAGTTCGCGAAGCCCACGAACTCCTTGCCCGATGAGTTCCAGAAGGAGGAGTACATCGTCTGGATCGACGGCAGGATGAGCCCGACGAGCAGCAGGAGCAGCGCCGGGGCCATGAAGGCGACGAGTTGGATCAGGTACCCCGCGCCGTCGCGGGATCTGTAGTCCAGGAAGAAGAACAGAGCGCCGACGACGACGGCGACTCCCATCGCCCAGTAATAGGAGCTGAAGAAGAACATCACTGCGAGAGGGATGAGCAGGCACATGGCCAGGCGCACCCAGGTGTAGATCTTTCCCTTGCGTGGAGCGACGTCCACGAGAAGCAGGATGACGGCCACGACCACCGCGAATGCGATGACCACGACGACGGCCTGCAGGATCGGCGGGAGCGTACCGATCCACTGGAAGAAACTGGTCGCGTTCACGGAATCCCCTTCATGACGCGTTATGGATCTGCAGTTCGCGCGGCGGTGCGCGAACCGTGTGAGAAGGAGGGCCGCCCGACCGGGCGGCCCTCCTCATCCGGTCAGCTGGACGGCCAGCCCGTCTCGATCTGCGTCAGGACCTCATCGGTCGAGGAGCCGTTGACCCACGCGACCATGCCCTTCCAGAAGGTTCCGGCGCCGACGGCACCGGGCATCAGGTCGGAGGCGTCGAAGCGGAACGTCGTGTCCTTGTCCTGGAGGATCTTGATGGTCTCCTGCAGGATCGGGTCCTTGGCGTTGGCCGGGTCGAGGCCGTTGTTGGCCGAGGTGACGCCACCCAGGCTCACTCGGCTGTTGGCCCACTCGGGGCTCGACAGGTACGCGAGCACCTTCTGCGTCGCCTCGGAGTCGCTGAACGCTCCGACGATCTCACCGGCACCGGTGACGGCCTTGTCGTCAGCGGACTCGCCCGGGAGCATGAACGCCCAGATGTCGCCGTCCTCGGCGATCGTGGTGCCCTCGGGGTAGAAGCCCGAGAGGAACGACGCCTGGTGGGTCAGCGCGCAGCTGCCGGATGCCAGAGCCGGGGCGACATCGCCGAACGCGGTCGAGTTGATCGAGCGGACGTC of Microbacterium sp. LWH13-1.2 contains these proteins:
- the mpaD gene encoding daptide-type RiPP biosynthesis aminotransferase, with the translated sequence MNSPHALWPSMLPADATFTPDRVAVGAVGNRIEFADGSTRLCATSGLWNVPLGFGNPAVTEAVDRAMHDASYLSLFRAPHRYAEDAADALIELANPRRYRRVIFSTSGGAANDAAMKLARQYWSHQGAESRSLVVGLTGSYHGTMYGSHALSGDDLLQSVYSVDRRSVRHVSYDDDGEQLEALLSREGHRVASVVVEPVLGSGAHALSETFVSRLLALREHYGFLVVADEVATGFGRTGRMFSTDGWGAAPDVLILSKALTNGAAGAAAILVGPRVSSAFVRGGWTFVHGETQAGTPACAAAVTAVIDELHRIDVNPTTAALGRELSRLAATLKSDGLIADVTGAGCFLGLALRDSDASPLSGAEVLRVVSEIADHGVLVQPGPSAIALIPAYGFTSTELLETDSAVRAGLTQMRERRHER
- the mpaB gene encoding daptide biosynthesis RiPP recognition protein, with the translated sequence MGRERARTGSDLIGARALREWITGEPEAFSRVFMVESGASPTVVADVAGDDDAVLLAVDSGPWGGRALSFRYSGALNEIGDALFLGERAVEVEDYVAAAFVQIIGPTVVGLFDEPSAQAFLDDAALARRTGVFPSALIDQRVLLANRRALVGPTGLGTPSAIRLSADGTVSIGVRGEPLGGVDELRELLTVPMPRAAMLGAATSGSAGPSDFTCRERIGRYLNATDLMKTMRLANGAAKIAGFGWCPGEDGRADAEPRMRDPFLLDTADGFVLADLTTLRRRLLSPTTATVVTVVQTSTTAELAADRVSRELDIDTVDARGLCLGAVDALDIHLGMPSDAACAAHGART
- a CDS encoding GNAT family N-acetyltransferase, with translation MSRIRPYRPSDRAALYEVCTRTADAGADATGIFSDDSLWGDLFAVPYAERHPDLAWVVETDDERVIGYIVATDDTEAFATWFRDEWWPTLQERYPRAAEPKTREERMIEHGFSQAPGRNANAAEYPAHLHIDLLPETQGQGLGRALIETLFAELRRRGVRGLHLGMDPKNTGAAAFYERLGMTPLPAEPGGQSYGVRFS
- a CDS encoding phosphatase PAP2 family protein; the protein is MRRRTLLWWGIGMLVAATLLGAAIVFGYTEPPGFDTWWNETISTYRAEWMLSFALILNDIGGGWVAILLVPLLMIIALLLARRWRAAVFAAAAFLASAGAVQLLKQLFGRARPEDMIVVSDYGSFPSGHTANAATIAVVLWLVFPRVWTAILGILWVLAMAISRTLLSVHWATDTLGGALVGAGVVLVLGSVMLPWVQSASRRAEASAPIG
- a CDS encoding multidrug effflux MFS transporter, producing the protein MKVHPSGCAGARLSCNMETSPESNRFEISSTIRPLSRLDLIPSNSGRTVVPDAPRTDSIPTTSATERTATGSIRIPSSTGAIRTLGSNPATAPIMLHPGDSISNGRRALYIVLLGALTALGPFTIDLYLPAFPVLEQDFETTAAAIQLTLTGTMIGFALGQLVVGPLSDKVGRRIPLIAVTALHVLASAAAAYAPTLPLLSGARVLMGVGAAAGGVVAMAIVRDLFGGRRLVVMLSRLALVSGVAPVIAPLIGSWLLTLMPWRGIFVVLALYGVVMLVSAIVFIPETLPIARRQEKGGATVLQRYRSVFSDRVFIGVLIIGGMTFSGLFSYLSASPFLFQQTHGLDAQQYGLLFAVNSLGVVAGVQTASRLAARFGPQWVMAYSTAVLLLAGAAIIVTDQLGLGLWGTVVPLFVFMTACGFTFPNVQVLALDRHGKAAGTAASVIGATNFGVAGLISPVVGWVSQGAGITATTMASVMVGCAAIGVLSLWLIVRPRTVGMLAP
- a CDS encoding cystathionine gamma-synthase; translation: MSEHAFATRAIHAGQAPDPTTGSIIPPIYQASTHVQDGIGGFRDGYEYNRAGNPTRSSLETQLAALEGGASALSFASGLAAEDALLRGILKPGDHIVLGNDVYGGTYRLLTKVLAPWGIETTTVELSDSDALRAAIRPETKIVWVETPSNPLLKIVDIALIAEIAHASGAIAVVDNTFASPALQQPLSLGADLVVHSTTKYLGGHSDVLGGAVVFGDDRFFEQIKFQQFAVGAVSAPLDAWLTTRGIKTLAVRVRQHSENAQAIAEWAAARPEFETVYYPGLASHPGHDIAARQMSGFGGMLSLGLSAGAAAAKAFAESTELFQLAESLGGVESLIGYPPDMTHASVRGTELAVPENVVRLSVGIEGVDDLIADLERGLARLR
- a CDS encoding cystathionine beta-synthase produces the protein MKYADSIVDLVGNTPLVKLQHVTEGVECTVLVKLEYLNPGGSAKDRIASRIIDAAEASGDLRPGGTIVEPTSGNTGVGLALVAQQRGYKCVFVLPDKVGEDKIDVLRAYGAEVVVTPTSVAADSPESYYSVSDRLAREIPGAFKPNQYENPNGPRSHYETTGPEIWRDTDGAVTHFVAGVGTGGTITGTGRYLREVSDDRVRIVGIDPEGSVYSGGTGRPYLVEGVGEDIWPGAYDPKIPHEIVAVGDAESFAMTRRLAREEGILVGGSSGMAVVGALRVARELPADAVMVVLLPDGGRGYLSKIFNDGWMRSYGFSEVEEGETVADVLAARSSRLGDGIPALVHAHPTDTVLEAIGMMTEYDVSQLVVLSAEPPVMMGEVVGTVDEKGLLDLLFRGDAKPADAVGDHVGERLPLIGIHAPLAQARSALADVDALLVTSDGKPHTVLTRQDLLSYISR
- a CDS encoding carbohydrate ABC transporter permease, with translation MSDTLKTQTGATSTRAITTGGGLDAAAGRARKKLSRPWASVGSILIAVLWTIPTLGLFISSFRPRDQIQSSGWWEFFANPQVTLENYVDVLQSGTTQLTILESFVNSIAITIPATVIPLMIASMAAYAFAWIDFKGRNALFIFVFALQIVPIQMALVPLLSSFSRGINLFGLQVTLPLDASSGYAQVWIAHSMFALPLAIYLLHNFMSEIPGEIIEAARVDGASRGQIFFRVVLPLTMPAIASVAIFQFLWVWNDLLVALVFADGAAAPITKLLAEITGTRGNDWYLLTAGAFVSIIIPLIVFFSLQRYFVRGLLAGSTKG
- a CDS encoding sugar ABC transporter permease; protein product: MNATSFFQWIGTLPPILQAVVVVIAFAVVVAVILLLVDVAPRKGKIYTWVRLAMCLLIPLAVMFFFSSYYWAMGVAVVVGALFFFLDYRSRDGAGYLIQLVAFMAPALLLLLVGLILPSIQTMYSSFWNSSGKEFVGFANYLWIFTQSDGITSVVNSIIWVLLVPTVSTMVGLAYAVFIDRTRGEKIYKVLVFMPMAISFVGASIIWRFMYEYRGPEFKQIGLLNQILVWFGGEPQQWLLNEPWNNLFLIVVLIWVQTGFAMVVLSASIKGVPAELLEAAELDGANAWERFWAVTVPSIRPALIVVLTTISIASLKVFDIVRTMTAGNYGTSVLANEMYTQFSKFEAGRSAALSVILFILVLPIVIYNARQIKKQREVR